The genomic segment CGAGCGCGCACGCCCCTGGCTGCACTGGATCACCGAGCAGATCGAGGCCCGCGACCTGCCCGGCGAGCTAGCCCTGATCCCCTTCATCGAGAGTTCCTTCGACCCCGCCGCGCGCAGCCATCGCGGTGCCAGCGGGCTGTGGCAGTTCATGCCCGGCACCGGCGACGCCCTGGGGCTGTCGCGCAACGGCGCCTATGACGGTCGCCTCGACGTGGTGGCCTCCACCCGTGCCGCACTCGACTACCTCGAGCAGCAAGCCGAGCAGTGGTATGACGGTGATCTGGAACTCTCGCTGGCGGCCTACAATGCCGGGGCCGGCACGGTCAACGGCGCGCGCCGCGCCGCAGCGGCGCGCGGTGAGCCCGACGACTATTGGCACCTGCGTCTGCCCGCCGAGACCATGAACTACGTGCCCAAACTGCTGGCCATTGCCACCATCATCAATGATCCCGAGCACTACGCCATCGAGCTGCCGGAGATCGAGGACGCCCCTGCCTTCGCCAAGGTCGACATCGAACAGCCGGTCGACCTGGCGCGCGCCGCCGAGCTGGCCAACGTCAGCCGCGAAGAGCTTCAGGCGCTCAATCCCGGCCTGCTGCAGGGCACCGTCTCACCCAATCATACGCCGGTGCTGCTGGTGCCCGCCGACCGCCACGAGGATCTCGTCGCCGGCCTCGACAGCATCGCCCCGGGCGATGCCCCCACCGGCTGGGAACAGTACGTGGTACGCAGCGGCGACAGCCTGTCGACGATTGCCTCGCGCTTTGGCAGCAGCGTCGCCGAGATACGTGACTACAACGGACTCAACGGCGATGTGATCCGTGAAGGCCAGACGCTGCAGGTTCCCCAGAGCACCCTGGCCGCCAACTGAGGGCATCCCGAGCGACGCTGGGCGGATTTCGCCCGCAGAGTTGAAAGGCGTTGGGGTCCGGGAGTTGTCAAACTAGCGGACGGCTGACACCTTAGCGGTATGCTACTGCTACGGTAGACGGCAGCGGTGCATACGCCGCGCCGTCGCATGACATGCCCAAGGATGTCTCGATGTCGATCGCTCAACCTCGTCGCCTGTCACCGCCGCGCTCCTGGCTGATGACCGGCTGCTGCCTCTTGGCAGTGTGGCTCACGCCGCTGGCCCACGCGGAACTTCCTGGCGCCCCTGCCGATGCGCCTCCCGCGACCGACGAATCCGCTACGCCGCTCGAGGCCGAACCGGGCGAGCTGCCCGCAGATGCCGCCGAGAGCGACGAGGTGCCTACCGTTCACGGCCTGGCCCTCTACGATACGCCCGAGCTGCCCGAGGACTTCGCGCATTTCCCGCATGTCAATCCCGATGCGCCCAAGGGCGGCAGCATGACCCGGGCGGCGGTCGGCTCGAGTTTCGACTCGACCAACCCTTTCATCATCCGCGGCACCGCCGCCGTCGGCATCTCGCAGATCTACGACACCCTGCTGGAAGCCAATCCCAACGAGCCGTTCAGCCTCTATGGGCTGCTGGCCGAGGGCATTCGCCTCGACCCGGAGCGCTACTGGGTGGAGTTCGACATGCGCCGCGAGGCGCGCTTTCACGACGGCGAGCCGGTCACCGCCCACGACGTGGCGTTCAGCTTCGAGCTGCTGATCGAACAGGGCAACCCCTTCTACAGCGGCTACTACGCCGAGGTACAGAGCGTCGAGGCGCTCGACGACCACACCGTCAGGTTCGAGTTCTCGAGCAATGACTCCCGCGAGCTGCCGCTGATCGTTGGCCAACTGCCGGTGCTGCCGAGGCATTACTGGGAGACGCGCGATTTCACCGCCCCGACCCTCGACCGCCACCCCGGCTCCGGCCCCTACCGGATTGGCGAGGTTCAGCCCGGACGCAGCATCACCTACGTGCGCGACGACGACTACTGGGGCCGTGACCTGCCGGTCAACCGAGGGCGCTACAATATCGACCGGCTGGTCTACGACTACTATCGCGACCGCGATATCGCCTGGGAGGCCTTCAAGGCCGGGGTGATGGACTACCGCACCGACGCCCGCGCCGCCACCTGGTCCATCGGCTACGACTTCCCGGCCTACCGCGACGGCCTGGTCAAGCGACTGACCATTCCCGACGTCAATCCCTCGGTCATGCAGGCATTCGTCTTCAACCTGCGCCGCGACAAGTTCAGCGATCCAAGAGTGCGCGAAGCGCTCTCGCTGACCTTCGATTTCCCGTGGCTGAATGCCAATATCTTCTACGACACCTACCAGCGCACCGAGAGTTTCTTCCAAAACTCCGAGATGGCCGCCGAGGGCCTGCCCAGCGAGGCCGAGCTCGAGCTGCTCGAGCCGTTCCGGGATCAGCTGCCGGAGCGCCTGTTCGAGGAGCCGGTACCCATCGAGCACCCGGAGAATCTGCGCGAGCGCCTGCGCCTGGCCCTCGACCTGCTGCTCGAGGCCGGCTACGAGGTAGAGGATGGCGTGCTGCGCCATGCCGAGACCGGCCGCCCGTTGAGCATCGAGGTGCTGCTGTTCGATAGCGGCCTGGAGCGGGTGGTGCAACCCATGCTGCGCAATATGGCACGCCTCGGTGTGCAGACCTCGATCCGCATCGTCGATATCAACCAGTACCTCAACCGGCTGCGCAGCTTCGACTTCGACATGACCACCGCGCACTTCCCGCAGTCCAACAACCCGGGTAACGAGCAGCGCGACATGTGGACCAGTGCTGTCGCCGAGACGCCCCAGAGCCGCAACCTGATGGGCCTCCAGCACCCGGTGGTCGACGCGCTGGTCGAGCAGTTGATCCGCGCCGACAGCCGTGAAGCGCTCAACGCCACCGCTCACGCCCTGGATCGGGTGCTGCTGTGGCAGTTCGCGATGATTCCCCACTACCACTCCGGCGAGACACGCATCGCAGTATGGGACAAGTTCGACTGGCCGGAACCCTACCCCGAGTACGGCATGGACCTGGATGCCTGGTGGGTGGATGCCGAACGTGAAGCCGAGATCAACCGTCGCGTGCGCCGTCGCTGACGCAACGCCTACCGGAAGGATGCCTCGTGGCTAGCTATACACTGCGCCGACTGCTGCTGATGATTCCCACCCTGCTGGGGATCATGCTGCTCAACTTCATCATCGTGCAGGCCGCCCCGGGCGGCCCCATCGACCAGATGCTGGCACGCTTCGAAGGCGTCGACAGCATGGCCAGCACGCGCCTCGACATGGGCGGCGCCGAGGTGGTGACCCGCGACGAGTCGCGCGGCGCGCGCGGCATCGACCCACGCTTCATCGAGCAGCTCGAGGCGCAGTTCGGCTTCGACCAGCCCGCCCACGTGCGCTTCGTCGGCATGCTGCGCGACTATGCCACCTTCGATTTCGGCAACAGCTTCTTCCGCGACCGACCGGTGGTCGAGCTGATGATCGAGCGCCTACCGGTGTCGATCTCGCTGGGGCTGTGGACCACGCTGCTGGTCTATCTGATCTCGATCCCGCTGGGCATCCGCAAAGCGCTGCATCACGGCTCGCGCTTCGATGTCTGGACCTCCGGGCTGGTGATCGTCGGCTATGCGATACCCGGCTTCCTGTTCGCCATCCTGCTGATCGTGCTGTTCGCCGGCGGCAGCTACTGGGACCTGTTCCCGCTGCGCGGTCTCACCTCGCCGGACTTCGACGAGCTCTCGGCGTGGGGCAAGGTCAAGGACTACTTCTGGCACATCACCCTACCGGTGGTGGCGATGACCATCGGCAGCTTTGCCACCCTGACCATGCTGACCAAGAACAGCTTCCTCGACGAGATCCACAAGCAGTACGTGCTCACCGCCAGGGCCAAGGGCGCCAGCGACCGCCGCACCCTCTACGGCCACGTGTTCCGCAACGCCATGCTGATCATCATCGCCGGCCTGCCCGGCGCGCTGGTGACGATCTTCTTCACCGGCTCGCTGCTGATCGAGGTGATCTTCTCCCTCGAAGGCCTCGGCCTGCTCGGCTTCGAGGCCGTCATGCAGCGCGACTATCCAGTGATCTTCGGCACCCTCTACCTGTATACGCTGATCGGCCTGATCCTCAAGCTGATCTCGGACCTGACCTACGTATGGGTCGATCCACGCATCGATTTCGAGACCCGGGAGTCCTGAGCCAATGTCACTACTCTCCCCCCAGTTCTCGCCCATCACCCGGCGCCGGATCGAGGTGTTCCGCAGCAATCGCCGCGCGCGGGTGTCGCTGTGGATCTTCATGGCGCTGTTCGTGGTCAGCCTGTTCGCCGAACTGATCGCCAACGACAAGCCGCTGGTCATGCAGTACGACGGCCAGTGGTACGTGCCGCTGCTGGTCGACTACCCGGAGACCGAATTCGGCGGGTTCTTGCCTACCCGCACCGACTACCACGACCCCTTCGTCCAGCAGCAGATCGCCGACAACGGCTGGGCGCTATGGCCGCCGATCCCCTACTCTTACCAGACCCTCGACATGCAGATGATGCGCCCCTCACCGGCGTCGCCGGACGCCCAGCACTGGCTGGGCACCGACGACCAGGGCCGCGACGTGCTGGCGCGGGTGATCTACGGCTTTCGGCTGTCGGTGGCCTTCGCGCTGGTATTGACCGCCGGATCGCTGGTCGCCGGCGTGGTGATTGGCGGCATCCAGGGCTATTTCGGCGGCAAGACCGACCTGATCGGCCAGCGCCTCACCGAGATCTGGTCGGGGCTGCCGGTGCTGTTCCTGCTGATCATCCTGGCCAGCTTCGTGCAGCCCGGCTTCTGGTGGCTGCTCGGCATCATGCTGCTGTTCTCGTGGCTAGGGCTGGTCGACGTGGTACGTGCCGAGTTCCTGCGCGCGCGTAACCTCGAGTACGTGCGCGCGGCCAAGGCCATGGGTCTGCCCTCGCGGCTGATCATGTGGCGCCACGTGCTACCCAATGCCATGGTCGCCACCCTGACCTTCATCCCGTTCCTGTTCACCGGCGCCATCACCACCCTCACCGCCCTCGACTTCCTGGGCTTCGGCCTGCCGCCCGGCGCGCCGTCGCTGGGCGAACTGGTCGCCCAGGGCAAGAACAACCTGCACGCGCCGTGGCTGGGCATCACCGCCTTCGTCAGCCTGTCGCTGATGCTCTCGCTGCTGGTGTTCATCGGTGAGGGGCTGCGCGACGCCTTCGATCCACGGCATATCCAGCACGCCAGCAGCGGCCCACAGACAAGCACCGCGACCACAAGGACCCAGGCCCATGCCCCATGACACCCTGCTGCGCCTCGATGAGCTGAGCATCGCCTTCGATGGCGTCAGCGTGGTCGACCGCCTGAGCCTCGAGATACGCCGCGGCGAAACCCTGGCACTGGTCGGCGAGTCCGGTTCGGGCAAATCGGTCAGCGCACTCGGCGCCATGGACCTGCTGCCGCCCAATGCCCAGATCAGCGGTGGCCGCATGCTCGGCGACACCGACCTGTCGCGCATGAAACCGCGTGACTGGCAGGGGCTGCGCGGCAACCGCGTCGGCTTCATCTTCCAGGAACCGATGACCTCGCTGAATCCGCTGCATACCGTGGCCCGCCAGATCGGCGAGACGCTGCGCCTGCATCAGGGCCTGTCCGGGCGCGCCGCCCGGGCGCGCTGCCGCGAACTGCTCGAGCAGGTCAAGCTGCCGCGTCCCGACGAGCTGCTCGACGCCTGGCCGCATCAGCTCTCCGGCGGCCAGCGCCAGCGGGTGATGATCGCCATGGCGATCGCCAACAATCCCGAACTGCTGATCGCCGATGAGCCGACCACCGCGCTCGACGTCACCGTACAGCAGGAGATCCTCGCGCTGCTCGCCGAGCTGCGCGATCACCACGGCATGGGCATGCTGTTCATCACCCACGATCTCAACCTGGTGCGGCGTCACGCCGACCGGGTGTGCGTGCTCTACCAGGGCCAGGAGCAGGAGACCGGTCCGGTGGCCGAGGTCTTCGAGCGGCCGCGCAGCGACTATACGCGCACCCTGCTGGGCGCCGAGCCCGAGGGCCGCCCGGCGCCCGCCGGCAGCCAGCCGCTGCTCAGTGCCGAACGCCTCAGCGTGGCCTTTTCCCGCCCCAAGAAACTCTTTTCGCGGCGCCCGCCGGCGTTCGTGGCGGTACAGCCGCTGTCGCTGCGACTGGCCAAGGGCGAGACCCTGGGCATCGTCGGCGAGTCCGGTTCGGGCAAGACCACCCTGGCCATGGCCCTGCTGCGCCTGGCCCCCAGTCAGGGCGAGGTGGTGTTCGAGGGCGCACGCCTCGACCGCCTCAGCGGCAACGACCTGAGGCGCCAACGGCGGCGTTTCCAGGTGGTCTTCCAGGATCCCTACGGCTCGCTCTCGCCACGCCTGCCGGTGTCGGAGATCATCAGCGAAGGGCTGCGCTTTCATCAGCCCGAACTGAGCAACGCCGAGGTCGAACGGCGCGTCCAGGCCACCCTCAAGGAGGTCGGACTGCCCGCCGACTGCGCCGCTCGCTACCCCCATGAGTTCTCCGGCGGCCAGCGCCAGCGCATCGCCGTGGCCCGGGCGATCATCCTCGAACCCGAGATGGTGGTGCTCGACGAGCCGACCTCGGCGCTCGATCGTACCGTCCAGAAACAGCTGGTAGAACTGCTGCGCGACCTGCAGGCGCGCCGCGGGCTCAGCTACCTGTTCATCAGCCACGACCTGGCGGTGGTTCGAGCCGTGGCCCATCGGGTGATGGTGCTCAAGGAGGGCGAGGTGGTCGAAGAGGGTAGCTGCGAGCAGGTACTGGCCGCACCGCGCCACCCCTATACCCAGGCGCTGGTGGCCGCGGCCGGCCTCGACGACGCCGGCTAGAAGGCGGCGACCTCATCAGGGGTCAACTCGCGCCACTCTCCCGGCGCCAGCTCGCCCAGCGTCAGTGTTCCCACCGACTCGCGGTGCAGCGCCTCGACGTGGTTGCCGATGGCGGCAAACATGCGCTTGACCTGATGGTACTTGCCCTCGTAGAGCGTCAGCTCAGCCTCGCGGGGGGCGCGCATCACCAGCTCGGCAGGCTGGGTTGGCTTGTCCTCGCTGTCCAGCAGGATGCCGTCGGCGAAGCAGCGCTGCGCCTCGGCCAGGGCATCGCCCGCCAGCGGCTCGCTGAGGCTGACCCGGTAGACCTTGCCGCAGCGGCGCTTGGGTGAGGTTACCCGGTGCGACCACTGGCCGTCGTCGCTGAGCAGTACCAGACCGGTGGTGTCGACGTCCAGGCGCCCTACCGTTTGCAGACGCTCGATGTTGGGCAGCTCGATCAGCTCGCGCACCAGCGGGTAGAGACCACGCCGTGCACTGCACTCTACTCCCGCCGGCTTGTTGAGCATCACGTAGCGCAGCCCCACCAGCACCAGGCGCTGCCCCAGCCAGCGCACGTCGCTGCCGGCATCGACCTGGGTCGCCGGGTTCTTGGTGACCTGGCCATCGACGCTGACCTCTTCGCGGTGCAGCGCCTTCTTGGCCAGGCTGCGAGTCAGGTCGGTGGTGTCGGCGAGGAACTTGTCGAGGCGCATCAGCGTGGGGTCTCATCGGTCAGGGTAAAAGAGTCGGCATCCTGCCATGCCGGGAAGGCTTGGCGAAAGTCCTGCAAGGCCCGATAGTCGAGGTGCTCGGTGCGCAGAAAGGGCTGATGCGCAGGCTCATCGATCAGTGCTTCGCCCTTGAAGTCGACCAGCATCGAGTCGCCGGCATAGGCCAGCCCCTTGGCATCCTCACCGACGCGATTGACGCCGATCACGTAGCACAGGTTCTCGATCGCCCGCGCCTGCAGCAGCGTCCGCCAGGGATGCCGCCGCGGCGCCGGCCAGTTGGCCACGCACAGCAGCGCATCGTATTCGAAGCCCGTCTCACGCCGCTGCTGGCGCAGCCAGACGGGAAACCGTAGGTCGTAGCAGACGCTAAGCAGCAGCTTGAAGCCGTTGAGCTCCACGACCACTCGCTGCGCGCCCATGGCGTAGCGTTCATGCTCGCCGGCCATACGAAACAGGTGGCGCTTGTCGTAGTGCACCAGACCGCCGTCGGGGCGCGCCCAGATCAGCCGGTTGTAATACTCCCCCGCCTCGAGCACCGCTACGCTGCCGGTCATCACGCAGCGGCGCTGGCGAGCCTGATCACACAGCCAGGCCACGCTGGCGCTGTCGGCCATCGGCTCGGCCATCTCACGCGAGTTCATGGTAAAGCCAGTGGCAAACATCTCCGGCAGCACGATCAGGTCGGTGTGCCGTGCATCCAGATCGCCAAGCAGTTCTTCGAGCATCCGGCAGTTGGCTGACGGCGATTCCCAGCGCAGATCGCACTGCACCAGGGTGGTTCGCAGGGTAGACACTTGCCACCTCCTTCACCAGGCGCGGGCCCTGGGGTTTTCTCGCAGCTGTGGTAGATTAGCGCTTTGCTTTCGAGGTCATCATGCCACCGACATCCCAGGCGCGTCACACTCCCCCCAGCGATGCCACCCAGGGCGCCCTGTTCGGGCTCGGCGCCTACACCATGTGGGGCTGCTTCCCGCTGTTCTTCGCGCTGTTCGACGGCGTGCCGGCGTGGGAGATCCTGATTCACCGCATCATCTGGTCGTGTCTGTTCCTGCTCGGCCTGATCGCCCTGCTCGGGCGCTTTGCCCCGGTTCGCCAGGCGCTTGTCGAGCCGCGCCGACTGGGCCGGGTGCTGGGCTGTGCGCTGCTTATCGCGCTCAACTGGGGGATCTACATCTACGCCGTGGAGAGTCACCAGGTCCTGCAGGCAAGCCTCGGCTATTTCTTGACGCCGCTGGTCAACGTAGGGCTCGGGATGCTGGTGCTACGCGAGCGCATGGCGCCGCTGCAGGGCGTGGCCGTGGGGCTGGCCGGCTTGGCCATCGCCATTCAACTGGTGGGACTGGGTGAACTGCCCTGGATCACCCTGCTGCTGGCGCTGTCGTTCGGCACCTACGGCCTGCTGCGCAAGCAGGTGCCGCTGGACGGACTCTCGGGGCTGTTCGTCGAGACCCTGCTGCTGCTGCCGATGGCGCTGCTGGCACTGGCCTGGCTGGCGCATCTCGATGCCTCGCATTTCCTGGGTGAGGCACGCCACACCTGGCTACTGCTCGCCAGCGGGGTGGTCACCGCCCTGCCGCTGCTGGCCTTTGCCGGCGCCGCGCGGCGGCTACGCCTGGCCACCCTGGGCTTCCTGATGTACATCAACCCGACGATTCAGTTCTTCATCGCCCTGCTGGTGTTCGGCGAAGCGCTGCGCCCCCTGCAGCTGATGACCTTCGTCATGATCTGGTGCGGGCTGGCGCTTTACTCCTGGTCGGCCTGGCAGAGCCGCGAGCGGGCCGAGGCCCGCGCCGCCTGAGCCCACTCGCTGGTCAGCGTGCAACATTGCGCGGTTCGGCTGCGGCTGGCGTGGCGAGATACTCGATCACCCCGTCCAGGGCCTGCATGGTCGCCACCACGCCCTGGTAGATGGCGGCCTCGGCGGCACGCTGGCCGCCCACTTTGGCAGACACGAAGCTCTGCCGGTAGAGCGCCACCGCACTGTCGTCGGAGCGATCCTCCAGCCCCTCCAGGCCAGCGGCCACGAGACCCTCGGCGTCATCGGCCGGCAGCGTTATCAGGCAGTGATGCAGCCCCTGCTCGTTGATCCCGAAACAGCGCTCCGACCCCAGCACCCGCCACTGCATCA from the Halomonas sp. 1513 genome contains:
- a CDS encoding lytic transglycosylase, with the translated sequence MTYRTTRRLAIGLAGSLLCITITLSAAGAAAEYRVDEIPLGASTPQPPQLNFWHALALKPATPQDAWTRLRDTFEWQQARRDPRVDEWIEYYRSSPENVVEITERARPWLHWITEQIEARDLPGELALIPFIESSFDPAARSHRGASGLWQFMPGTGDALGLSRNGAYDGRLDVVASTRAALDYLEQQAEQWYDGDLELSLAAYNAGAGTVNGARRAAAARGEPDDYWHLRLPAETMNYVPKLLAIATIINDPEHYAIELPEIEDAPAFAKVDIEQPVDLARAAELANVSREELQALNPGLLQGTVSPNHTPVLLVPADRHEDLVAGLDSIAPGDAPTGWEQYVVRSGDSLSTIASRFGSSVAEIRDYNGLNGDVIREGQTLQVPQSTLAAN
- a CDS encoding microcin ABC transporter permease (with YejAEF is involved in resistance to microcin C), which gives rise to MASYTLRRLLLMIPTLLGIMLLNFIIVQAAPGGPIDQMLARFEGVDSMASTRLDMGGAEVVTRDESRGARGIDPRFIEQLEAQFGFDQPAHVRFVGMLRDYATFDFGNSFFRDRPVVELMIERLPVSISLGLWTTLLVYLISIPLGIRKALHHGSRFDVWTSGLVIVGYAIPGFLFAILLIVLFAGGSYWDLFPLRGLTSPDFDELSAWGKVKDYFWHITLPVVAMTIGSFATLTMLTKNSFLDEIHKQYVLTARAKGASDRRTLYGHVFRNAMLIIIAGLPGALVTIFFTGSLLIEVIFSLEGLGLLGFEAVMQRDYPVIFGTLYLYTLIGLILKLISDLTYVWVDPRIDFETRES
- a CDS encoding ABC transporter permease, with the protein product MSLLSPQFSPITRRRIEVFRSNRRARVSLWIFMALFVVSLFAELIANDKPLVMQYDGQWYVPLLVDYPETEFGGFLPTRTDYHDPFVQQQIADNGWALWPPIPYSYQTLDMQMMRPSPASPDAQHWLGTDDQGRDVLARVIYGFRLSVAFALVLTAGSLVAGVVIGGIQGYFGGKTDLIGQRLTEIWSGLPVLFLLIILASFVQPGFWWLLGIMLLFSWLGLVDVVRAEFLRARNLEYVRAAKAMGLPSRLIMWRHVLPNAMVATLTFIPFLFTGAITTLTALDFLGFGLPPGAPSLGELVAQGKNNLHAPWLGITAFVSLSLMLSLLVFIGEGLRDAFDPRHIQHASSGPQTSTATTRTQAHAP
- a CDS encoding microcin ABC transporter ATP-binding protein (with YejAEF is involved in resistance to microcin C), producing the protein MPHDTLLRLDELSIAFDGVSVVDRLSLEIRRGETLALVGESGSGKSVSALGAMDLLPPNAQISGGRMLGDTDLSRMKPRDWQGLRGNRVGFIFQEPMTSLNPLHTVARQIGETLRLHQGLSGRAARARCRELLEQVKLPRPDELLDAWPHQLSGGQRQRVMIAMAIANNPELLIADEPTTALDVTVQQEILALLAELRDHHGMGMLFITHDLNLVRRHADRVCVLYQGQEQETGPVAEVFERPRSDYTRTLLGAEPEGRPAPAGSQPLLSAERLSVAFSRPKKLFSRRPPAFVAVQPLSLRLAKGETLGIVGESGSGKTTLAMALLRLAPSQGEVVFEGARLDRLSGNDLRRQRRRFQVVFQDPYGSLSPRLPVSEIISEGLRFHQPELSNAEVERRVQATLKEVGLPADCAARYPHEFSGGQRQRIAVARAIILEPEMVVLDEPTSALDRTVQKQLVELLRDLQARRGLSYLFISHDLAVVRAVAHRVMVLKEGEVVEEGSCEQVLAAPRHPYTQALVAAAGLDDAG
- a CDS encoding 16S rRNA pseudouridine(516) synthase (catalyzes the synthesis pseudouridine from uracil-516 in 16S ribosomal RNA); this encodes MRLDKFLADTTDLTRSLAKKALHREEVSVDGQVTKNPATQVDAGSDVRWLGQRLVLVGLRYVMLNKPAGVECSARRGLYPLVRELIELPNIERLQTVGRLDVDTTGLVLLSDDGQWSHRVTSPKRRCGKVYRVSLSEPLAGDALAEAQRCFADGILLDSEDKPTQPAELVMRAPREAELTLYEGKYHQVKRMFAAIGNHVEALHRESVGTLTLGELAPGEWRELTPDEVAAF
- a CDS encoding amidohydrolase — translated: MSTLRTTLVQCDLRWESPSANCRMLEELLGDLDARHTDLIVLPEMFATGFTMNSREMAEPMADSASVAWLCDQARQRRCVMTGSVAVLEAGEYYNRLIWARPDGGLVHYDKRHLFRMAGEHERYAMGAQRVVVELNGFKLLLSVCYDLRFPVWLRQQRRETGFEYDALLCVANWPAPRRHPWRTLLQARAIENLCYVIGVNRVGEDAKGLAYAGDSMLVDFKGEALIDEPAHQPFLRTEHLDYRALQDFRQAFPAWQDADSFTLTDETPR
- a CDS encoding EamA family transporter — translated: MPPTSQARHTPPSDATQGALFGLGAYTMWGCFPLFFALFDGVPAWEILIHRIIWSCLFLLGLIALLGRFAPVRQALVEPRRLGRVLGCALLIALNWGIYIYAVESHQVLQASLGYFLTPLVNVGLGMLVLRERMAPLQGVAVGLAGLAIAIQLVGLGELPWITLLLALSFGTYGLLRKQVPLDGLSGLFVETLLLLPMALLALAWLAHLDASHFLGEARHTWLLLASGVVTALPLLAFAGAARRLRLATLGFLMYINPTIQFFIALLVFGEALRPLQLMTFVMIWCGLALYSWSAWQSRERAEARAA